The Stappia sp. genome window below encodes:
- a CDS encoding aspartate/glutamate racemase family protein has product MTGFAYRLDPPDRPRLGLIILQADETIEGEFPALVEGRAAVHVSRVPSGREVTRDTLSAMAGALPAAAGVFPEGARFDCIGYACTSGASVIGSARVAELIGAVAETRAVTDPVRALVAACAALKVRRLALLSPYVAEVSDGLRAVLADSGIETPVFGSFNVAEEAKVARIDAPSLMSAACALAQDSRVQAVVLSCTNLRTRDIVAEIEARCGKPVLTSTQALAWHMARRAGLPALSSRYGRIMAQA; this is encoded by the coding sequence ATGACCGGTTTCGCCTATCGTCTCGACCCGCCGGACCGGCCCCGGCTGGGGCTGATCATCCTGCAGGCGGACGAGACCATCGAGGGTGAGTTTCCCGCGCTCGTCGAGGGGCGTGCGGCGGTGCATGTGTCCCGCGTGCCGAGCGGGCGGGAGGTGACCCGTGACACGCTGTCGGCGATGGCCGGCGCCCTGCCGGCAGCGGCCGGCGTGTTTCCCGAGGGCGCGCGGTTCGATTGCATCGGCTATGCCTGCACATCGGGCGCCTCGGTCATCGGATCGGCGCGCGTGGCGGAACTTATCGGCGCCGTCGCCGAGACCCGCGCGGTGACCGACCCGGTGCGCGCGCTGGTGGCTGCCTGCGCGGCGCTTAAGGTGCGCCGTCTCGCCCTGCTGTCGCCCTATGTGGCGGAGGTCTCGGACGGATTGCGGGCGGTGCTGGCCGACAGCGGGATCGAGACGCCGGTCTTCGGCTCGTTCAACGTCGCGGAGGAGGCGAAGGTCGCCCGCATCGATGCTCCCTCCCTAATGTCGGCGGCCTGCGCGCTCGCGCAGGATTCTCGGGTCCAGGCGGTTGTTCTCTCCTGCACCAACCTGCGCACCCGCGACATTGTCGCGGAGATCGAGGCCCGCTGCGGCAAGCCGGTGCTCACCAGCACGCAGGCGCTGGCCTGGCACATGGCGCGGCGCGCCGGTTTGCCGGCATTGTCGTCGCGCTACGGACGGATCATGGCGCAGGCCTAG
- the aat gene encoding leucyl/phenylalanyl-tRNA--protein transferase: MAATTSDPLVITPQVLLKAYACGIFPMAESADDPNLFWIEPEHRGILPLADVHVPKRLRRTIRQDVFEVRVDCDFQGVIDACAEPQPGRQKTWINSEIRRLYGALFDMGFCHTVEAWRDGQLVGGLYGVSLGAAFFGESMFSRERDASKVALVHLAARLIAGTYSLLDTQFVTGHLAQFGTCEVPKARYNRMLEAALQRHAEFHALPETASGETVLSVLDAVDARGA; this comes from the coding sequence ATGGCCGCGACCACGTCCGACCCGCTCGTCATTACCCCGCAGGTGTTGCTCAAGGCCTACGCCTGCGGGATCTTTCCCATGGCGGAGTCGGCGGACGATCCGAACCTGTTCTGGATCGAGCCCGAGCATCGCGGCATCCTTCCGCTGGCCGACGTCCATGTTCCCAAACGCCTGCGGCGGACGATTCGCCAGGATGTCTTCGAGGTGCGCGTCGACTGCGATTTCCAGGGCGTCATCGACGCTTGCGCGGAACCGCAGCCGGGCCGGCAGAAGACCTGGATCAACAGCGAAATCCGCCGTCTCTACGGGGCGCTCTTCGACATGGGCTTCTGCCACACCGTCGAGGCATGGCGCGACGGACAGCTGGTCGGCGGCCTTTACGGCGTGTCGCTCGGGGCGGCCTTCTTCGGCGAGAGCATGTTCTCGCGCGAGCGCGATGCCTCGAAGGTCGCGCTCGTGCACCTGGCGGCGCGGCTGATCGCCGGCACCTACTCCCTGCTCGACACGCAATTCGTGACCGGCCACCTGGCGCAGTTCGGCACCTGCGAAGTGCCCAAGGCGCGCTACAACCGCATGCTCGAGGCGGCCCTGCAACGCCACGCCGAGTTTCACGCCCTGCCGGAAACGGCCTCGGGCGAGACGGTCCTGTCGGTCCTCGACGCGGTGGACGCGCGCGGCGCGTGA
- the accC gene encoding acetyl-CoA carboxylase biotin carboxylase subunit — MFSKILIANRGEIALRVLRACKELGIQTVAVHSTADADAMHVRLADESVCVGPPAARDSYLNIPQLLAACEITGADAVHPGYGFLSENARFADILDEHKIGFIGPTAEHIRIMGDKIAAKQTARDLGIPVVPGSDGAVTPDDDAHAIAREIGYPVLVKAASGGGGRGMKVARSADELDTALSTARSEAKAAFGDDALYMEKYLAKPRHIEIQVLGDGQGNAIHLGERDCSLQRRHQKVWEEAPSPALNAGSRKEIGEIVANAMRKLKYRGVGTVEFLYEDGRFYFIEMNTRLQVEHPVTEMITGIDLVNEQIRIASGAALQITQDDVTFEGHAIECRINAENPRTFAPSPGRITYYHPPGGLGVRVDSAVYQGYRIPPHYDSLIGKLIVHGRNRVECMMRLRRCLDEFVVDGIDSTIPLFRDLVDNQDIANGMYDIHWLEKYLATQSDD, encoded by the coding sequence GTGTTTTCCAAGATCCTGATCGCGAATCGCGGCGAGATCGCGCTGCGCGTCCTGCGCGCCTGCAAGGAGCTCGGCATCCAGACGGTGGCGGTTCACTCCACCGCCGATGCCGATGCGATGCACGTGCGCCTCGCCGACGAAAGCGTGTGCGTGGGCCCTCCGGCCGCCCGCGACAGCTATCTCAACATCCCCCAGTTGCTCGCCGCCTGCGAGATCACCGGCGCGGACGCGGTGCATCCCGGCTACGGCTTCCTGTCGGAGAACGCCCGTTTCGCGGACATTCTCGACGAGCACAAGATCGGCTTCATCGGCCCGACCGCCGAGCACATCCGCATCATGGGCGACAAGATCGCGGCGAAACAGACCGCCCGCGATCTCGGCATTCCCGTGGTGCCCGGCTCCGACGGCGCGGTGACGCCGGACGACGACGCCCATGCCATTGCCCGCGAGATCGGCTATCCGGTTCTGGTCAAGGCGGCCTCCGGCGGCGGCGGGCGTGGCATGAAGGTCGCCCGCAGCGCGGACGAGCTCGATACCGCACTCTCCACCGCCCGCTCCGAGGCCAAGGCCGCCTTCGGCGACGATGCGCTCTACATGGAAAAGTATCTCGCCAAGCCGCGGCACATCGAGATCCAGGTGCTCGGCGACGGCCAGGGCAACGCCATCCATCTGGGCGAACGCGACTGCTCCCTGCAGCGCCGGCACCAGAAGGTGTGGGAGGAAGCCCCTTCCCCCGCGCTCAATGCCGGGAGCCGCAAGGAGATCGGCGAGATCGTCGCCAACGCCATGCGCAAGCTGAAGTATCGCGGCGTCGGCACGGTGGAGTTCCTCTATGAGGATGGCCGATTCTATTTCATCGAGATGAACACCCGGCTGCAGGTGGAGCATCCGGTGACAGAGATGATCACCGGCATCGATCTGGTCAACGAACAGATCCGCATCGCCTCCGGCGCGGCTCTGCAGATCACGCAGGACGACGTGACCTTCGAGGGTCACGCCATCGAGTGCCGCATCAACGCGGAAAATCCGCGGACCTTCGCCCCCTCGCCGGGTCGCATCACCTATTACCACCCGCCGGGCGGTCTCGGGGTGCGCGTCGATTCGGCGGTGTATCAGGGCTATCGGATCCCGCCGCACTATGACAGTCTGATCGGCAAGCTGATCGTTCACGGGCGCAACCGCGTCGAATGCATGATGCGCCTGCGTCGCTGCCTCGACGAGTTCGTGGTCGACGGGATCGACAGCACCATTCCCCTGTTCCGCGATCTCGTGGACAATCAGGACATCGCCAACGGGATGTACGATATCCACTGGCTGGAGAAATATCTGGCGACCCAGTCGGACGACTAG
- a CDS encoding beta-ketoacyl-[acyl-carrier-protein] synthase family protein, producing the protein MSTQTRRVVVTGMGAVTAAGQTAETLWDAARSGRTGVSEFHLERYPRQRITKAAHIPDFDPADHLSAQEIKTTDRFAQFALVAAKQALEQAGMDTDAPLGARTGAIIGSGIGGSWTNDDGHYGFYVTKTRPDLMTIAKVMPNAAASQVSMRFGVRGPSLAVSSACASGTQAIGYGLQLIRSGMIDRCLVGGSEALLTPATFRAWEILRVMAPEACRPFSDKRNGMVLGEGAAVLMIEDLEHALARGATPIAEIAGYGTTSDAGDLLRPTVDGPEASMRNAIEDAGLSPTDIGYVNAHGTGTILNDISETQALRNVFGDRLDELPVSSTKPIHGHALGAAGAIELVITIRALTEQVAPPTINWVAPDPKCRLDPVANEARPAPITAALSNSFAFGGINATLAVRTLS; encoded by the coding sequence GTGAGTACCCAGACACGTCGCGTCGTCGTGACAGGAATGGGGGCCGTGACGGCCGCCGGACAGACCGCCGAAACACTCTGGGATGCCGCGCGCAGCGGCCGAACGGGCGTTTCCGAATTCCATCTGGAACGCTATCCGCGCCAGCGCATCACCAAGGCGGCCCATATTCCCGACTTCGATCCGGCCGATCACCTGAGCGCGCAGGAGATCAAGACGACGGACCGCTTCGCCCAATTCGCGCTGGTCGCGGCCAAACAGGCCCTGGAACAGGCCGGGATGGACACCGACGCGCCGCTCGGCGCGCGCACCGGCGCCATCATCGGCTCCGGCATCGGCGGCTCCTGGACGAATGACGACGGGCACTACGGCTTCTACGTGACCAAGACCCGCCCCGACCTGATGACCATCGCCAAGGTGATGCCGAACGCCGCCGCCTCGCAGGTCAGCATGCGCTTCGGTGTGCGCGGGCCGTCGCTGGCCGTCTCCAGCGCCTGCGCGTCCGGCACACAGGCCATCGGCTACGGCCTGCAGCTCATCCGCTCCGGCATGATCGACCGCTGTCTGGTCGGCGGCAGCGAGGCCCTGCTCACGCCCGCGACCTTCCGGGCCTGGGAGATCCTGCGCGTGATGGCGCCGGAGGCCTGCCGTCCGTTTTCCGACAAGCGCAACGGCATGGTGCTCGGCGAAGGCGCGGCGGTGCTGATGATCGAGGATCTCGAGCACGCGCTGGCGCGCGGCGCCACGCCGATCGCCGAGATCGCCGGCTACGGCACGACCAGCGACGCCGGCGACCTGCTGCGCCCGACCGTGGACGGACCGGAAGCCTCGATGCGCAACGCCATCGAGGATGCCGGTCTTTCGCCGACGGACATCGGCTACGTCAACGCCCACGGCACGGGCACGATCCTCAACGACATCTCCGAGACCCAGGCCCTGCGCAACGTCTTCGGCGACCGGCTCGACGAGTTGCCCGTGTCCTCGACCAAGCCGATCCACGGCCACGCCCTCGGCGCGGCGGGCGCCATCGAACTCGTCATCACGATCCGGGCGCTCACCGAGCAGGTCGCGCCGCCGACGATCAACTGGGTCGCCCCCGATCCCAAGTGCCGGCTCGATCCGGTGGCGAACGAGGCCCGCCCCGCTCCCATCACGGCCGCGCTCAGCAATTCCTTCGCCTTCGGCGGCATCAATGCGACGCTCGCCGTGCGCACCCTGAGCTGA
- a CDS encoding rhodanese-like domain-containing protein, with translation MKSEDINGRTLETWTAAEVADALAKREILLIDVRSPQEFMIDHIEGAVLSPIAFFDATHLPKETDRRIVLHCGSGVRSEKAAIACLEAGFGKIAHMEGGMAAWKQGGLPYVGTDMASGAPKRMNISA, from the coding sequence ATGAAGAGCGAAGATATCAACGGGCGCACGCTCGAGACCTGGACGGCCGCGGAAGTGGCCGATGCGCTTGCCAAGCGCGAAATCCTGCTGATCGACGTGCGCAGCCCGCAGGAGTTCATGATCGATCACATCGAAGGTGCGGTCCTCAGCCCCATCGCCTTCTTCGACGCGACGCATCTGCCGAAGGAGACCGACCGCCGGATCGTGCTCCATTGCGGATCGGGGGTGCGCTCGGAAAAGGCGGCGATCGCCTGCCTCGAGGCCGGCTTCGGCAAGATCGCCCACATGGAAGGCGGCATGGCGGCCTGGAAGCAGGGGGGACTGCCCTATGTCGGCACCGACATGGCCTCCGGCGCGCCGAAGCGCATGAACATCAGCGCATGA
- a CDS encoding phosphopantetheine-binding protein, whose protein sequence is MKTRSQELGHEMENMAEGIDPATLERLLDLVAKEGMVERETLKPDATFEDLGIQSADMVVILMAIEEEFGVYIPVDGDLADAETVGDFLKVLAARMKEDAA, encoded by the coding sequence ATGAAAACACGATCTCAGGAACTGGGACACGAGATGGAAAACATGGCCGAAGGGATCGATCCGGCAACGCTCGAGCGCCTGCTGGATCTCGTCGCCAAGGAAGGCATGGTGGAGCGCGAGACGCTGAAGCCGGATGCCACCTTCGAGGATCTGGGCATCCAGTCTGCGGACATGGTTGTGATCCTGATGGCGATCGAGGAGGAATTCGGTGTCTACATCCCCGTCGACGGCGATCTGGCCGACGCCGAGACGGTGGGCGATTTCCTGAAGGTTCTCGCGGCGCGCATGAAGGAAGACGCTGCGTGA
- the parA gene encoding ParA family partition ATPase: protein MSGRIVSVAQQKGGSGKTTLAAHLAVALARAGDFPVALVDVDPQGSLGTWFETREELLGEGGTGLTFRTSSGWGARREARALARDHGAVIVDTPPKTDSDVRPAIEAAALVVIPVQPTPVDIWATGQTVEIARREGTPSLVVLNRVPPRAALTGDMLKAIAESDFRTAQARLGNRTAFAASMGEGRTVLESDPRGKGAAEAQALADEIAALLDMG from the coding sequence ATGAGCGGTCGAATCGTCTCCGTAGCCCAGCAAAAGGGCGGCTCCGGCAAGACCACGCTCGCGGCCCATCTGGCGGTCGCGCTCGCGCGCGCCGGGGACTTCCCCGTGGCGCTGGTCGATGTGGATCCGCAAGGCTCTCTCGGCACCTGGTTCGAAACCCGGGAGGAACTGCTTGGCGAGGGCGGGACGGGGCTGACCTTTCGCACCTCCAGCGGCTGGGGCGCCCGGCGCGAGGCGCGCGCGCTGGCGCGCGACCATGGCGCGGTGATCGTCGACACGCCGCCCAAGACCGATTCCGACGTGCGCCCGGCCATCGAGGCGGCGGCGCTGGTGGTGATCCCGGTTCAGCCGACGCCCGTCGACATCTGGGCCACCGGGCAGACGGTGGAGATCGCCCGGCGCGAGGGGACGCCGTCGCTCGTCGTGCTCAACCGCGTGCCGCCGCGCGCCGCGCTGACCGGCGACATGCTCAAGGCGATCGCCGAAAGCGACTTCCGCACGGCCCAAGCGCGGCTTGGCAACCGCACCGCCTTCGCCGCGTCGATGGGCGAGGGGCGCACCGTTCTGGAGAGCGATCCGCGCGGCAAGGGGGCTGCGGAGGCGCAGGCGCTCGCCGACGAGATCGCGGCGTTGCTCGATATGGGCTGA
- a CDS encoding M48 family metalloprotease yields the protein MAVAAAATIAATATVQPAAAQRGIPLVRDAETEALLRDYAAPIFDAAGIARSQVDIILINKKDFNAFVADARRIFINIGVILEAETPGEVIGVLAHETGHIKGNHLVRLRQALANAQIMAAVGVLLGAGAAAAGSAGGGAGALTAGTGLAQRSLLAYRRGEETNADRAALTFLEKTGQSAKGMLKTFSRFADQNLFSAQYTDPYSISHPMPRERLVALETKARQSPYFDRPAPPALQARHDMVRAKLLAFTSHPNVVARAYPRSDRSLPAEYARAVATMRSSGRREAVDAIDALIRRQPNNPYFHELKGQALLESGSPRSAIAPFRQAVALKPREGQFQIWLGFALVASNQPELLPEAERVLKLGLQMDPNSHIGYAQLAIAQGRQGKTAEADLSTARGLMARGDFRAAKRYAARAQEKLKRGTPAWLQADDIVSYRPPDVPGQR from the coding sequence ATGGCCGTCGCCGCCGCCGCGACGATCGCCGCCACCGCCACGGTGCAGCCGGCCGCCGCGCAGCGCGGCATTCCGCTGGTGCGCGACGCGGAAACGGAAGCCCTGCTGCGCGACTATGCCGCGCCGATCTTCGACGCCGCCGGCATCGCCCGCTCGCAGGTCGACATCATCCTGATCAACAAGAAGGACTTCAACGCCTTCGTCGCCGATGCCCGCCGCATCTTCATCAACATCGGCGTCATTCTGGAAGCCGAAACGCCGGGCGAAGTAATCGGCGTGCTGGCCCATGAGACCGGGCACATCAAGGGGAATCACCTTGTCCGCCTGCGCCAGGCGCTGGCGAACGCCCAGATCATGGCCGCCGTCGGCGTGCTGCTCGGCGCGGGCGCGGCGGCCGCCGGCTCGGCGGGCGGCGGCGCCGGCGCGCTCACCGCCGGCACGGGGCTGGCGCAGCGCTCCCTGCTCGCCTACCGTCGCGGCGAGGAGACCAACGCCGACCGGGCCGCGCTGACCTTCCTGGAAAAGACCGGCCAGTCGGCCAAGGGCATGCTCAAGACCTTCAGCCGCTTCGCCGACCAGAACCTGTTTTCCGCGCAATACACCGATCCCTATTCGATCTCGCACCCGATGCCGCGCGAGCGCCTGGTGGCGCTGGAGACCAAGGCCCGCCAGAGCCCCTATTTCGACCGGCCCGCGCCGCCCGCGCTGCAGGCCCGCCACGACATGGTGCGCGCCAAGCTGCTCGCCTTCACCAGCCACCCGAACGTCGTGGCGCGCGCCTATCCGCGCTCCGACCGCTCGCTGCCGGCCGAATATGCACGCGCCGTGGCGACCATGCGCTCCAGCGGGCGGCGCGAGGCCGTCGACGCCATTGACGCGCTGATCCGGCGGCAGCCGAACAATCCCTATTTCCACGAGCTGAAGGGCCAGGCGCTCTTGGAATCGGGCAGCCCCCGCTCCGCCATCGCGCCCTTCCGGCAGGCGGTGGCGCTGAAGCCGCGCGAAGGCCAGTTCCAGATCTGGCTCGGCTTCGCGCTGGTGGCCTCCAACCAGCCCGAGCTTCTGCCCGAGGCGGAACGCGTGCTGAAGCTCGGCCTGCAGATGGACCCGAACTCGCATATCGGCTATGCGCAGCTTGCCATCGCACAGGGCCGCCAGGGCAAGACCGCCGAGGCGGATTTGTCCACCGCGCGCGGTCTGATGGCACGGGGCGATTTCCGGGCCGCGAAACGCTACGCGGCCCGCGCACAAGAAAAATTGAAGCGCGGCACCCCCGCATGGCTGCAGGCGGATGATATCGTATCCTACAGGCCGCCGGATGTGCCGGGCCAGCGCTGA
- the aroQ gene encoding type II 3-dehydroquinate dehydratase produces MSASVFVLNGPNLNRLGTREPDTYGTTTLGDIERLCRGVGEDLDLEIDFRQTNHEGVLVDWIQEAGDLAQGLLLNPAAFTHTSVAIHDAIRAAEIPTVEVHLSNVFAREEFRHHSYVSPVALGVICGFGATGYRLGLEALSTVIRP; encoded by the coding sequence ATGTCCGCCTCTGTCTTCGTCCTCAACGGCCCCAATCTCAACCGGCTCGGCACCCGCGAGCCCGACACCTACGGGACCACCACGCTCGGCGATATCGAGCGCCTGTGCCGGGGCGTGGGCGAGGATCTCGATCTGGAAATCGACTTCCGCCAGACCAATCACGAAGGCGTGCTGGTGGACTGGATCCAGGAGGCCGGCGACCTCGCGCAGGGGCTGCTGCTCAACCCCGCCGCCTTCACTCACACGTCGGTGGCGATCCACGACGCCATCCGCGCGGCGGAAATCCCCACCGTTGAAGTGCATTTGTCGAATGTCTTCGCGCGCGAGGAATTCCGCCATCATTCGTATGTATCGCCGGTCGCGCTTGGTGTGATATGCGGCTTCGGTGCGACCGGTTACCGGCTCGGCCTAGAAGCGCTGTCCACCGTGATTAGACCCTGA
- a CDS encoding lysophospholipid acyltransferase family protein yields the protein MLRSLTFLAIPLATLVVFAPLCVLLVLPRRFCLAVVRTVIRGWLWALKVLCGLTYEVRGRDHLDAAGPCLVAAKHQSAFETLALQVILDDPAIVLKRELTYIPVAGWAMWRLKHIAIDRGAGAPALMSLIRTAKARLREGRSVVIFPEGTRRAPGAPPDYKPGVVALYRALNVPCIPVALNSGVFWPRRSLWRHSGTIVIDILPPIAPGLRPDAFSDRLQEAIEHRSQALAEPQRTGPAHP from the coding sequence GTGCTGCGCTCGCTCACCTTTCTCGCGATTCCTCTGGCGACGCTCGTCGTCTTCGCGCCCCTTTGCGTGCTTCTGGTCCTGCCGCGCCGATTCTGTCTGGCGGTGGTGCGGACCGTGATCCGGGGATGGCTCTGGGCGCTGAAGGTCCTGTGCGGCCTCACCTACGAGGTGCGCGGCCGCGATCATCTCGACGCCGCCGGTCCCTGCCTCGTCGCCGCGAAGCATCAGTCGGCCTTCGAAACCCTGGCGTTGCAGGTCATTCTGGACGACCCGGCGATCGTCCTGAAACGCGAGCTGACCTACATTCCCGTCGCCGGCTGGGCCATGTGGCGGCTGAAGCACATCGCCATCGACCGCGGCGCGGGCGCGCCGGCGCTGATGAGCCTGATCCGCACAGCCAAGGCCCGTCTGAGGGAGGGCCGGTCCGTGGTGATCTTCCCGGAGGGCACGCGGCGGGCCCCGGGCGCCCCGCCGGACTACAAGCCGGGCGTCGTGGCGCTGTACCGCGCGCTGAATGTTCCCTGCATTCCGGTCGCGCTCAATTCCGGGGTGTTCTGGCCGCGCCGCAGCCTCTGGCGCCATTCCGGCACCATCGTCATCGACATTCTGCCCCCGATTGCCCCGGGACTGCGTCCCGACGCCTTTTCGGACCGCCTGCAAGAGGCCATCGAACACCGCTCGCAGGCGCTCGCCGAGCCGCAGCGCACTGGACCGGCGCATCCGTGA
- a CDS encoding MaoC/PaaZ C-terminal domain-containing protein gives MREPQPDVGTLLPAAPFEPLDAAQVTAYAEASGDRNPIHLDDARARAAGLPGRIVHGMLIMGQFEAALRAWRPEARILTLQTRFLKPLAVGTAVAVRGRIAKVEADRIIVRLSVQDGDGATYCIGDATVAA, from the coding sequence ATGCGTGAACCGCAGCCCGACGTCGGCACGCTTCTTCCCGCCGCCCCTTTCGAGCCGCTCGACGCGGCGCAGGTGACGGCCTATGCCGAGGCATCCGGCGACCGCAACCCGATCCACCTCGATGACGCGCGCGCCCGCGCCGCCGGACTGCCGGGGCGGATTGTGCACGGCATGCTGATCATGGGTCAGTTCGAGGCGGCCCTGCGCGCCTGGCGCCCCGAGGCGCGCATCCTCACCCTGCAGACGCGCTTCCTGAAACCGCTGGCGGTCGGAACGGCTGTTGCCGTGCGCGGACGCATCGCCAAGGTCGAGGCGGACCGCATCATCGTGCGGCTCAGCGTGCAGGACGGCGACGGCGCCACCTATTGCATCGGCGACGCGACCGTCGCGGCCTGA
- a CDS encoding fumarylacetoacetate hydrolase family protein: MVRYAFSPAPTPSVAIDGSEERFPIRRVFCVGRNYAAHAREMGKDPDREPPFFFTKPADAVCDAGGAVPYPPLTDDLHFEMELVVAIGTGGHDISVAHALEHVWGYSAGIDLTRRDLQAEAKEMGRPWDWAKGFDFSAPVAPLVPVARTGHPASGRIHLAVNGETRQDADLADQIWPVPDIISICSRSVRLAPGDLIFTGTPAGVGAVLPGDRLEGGIAGVTGISVTLAPRA; the protein is encoded by the coding sequence GTGGTCCGCTACGCGTTTTCGCCCGCCCCCACGCCGAGCGTCGCCATCGACGGCAGCGAGGAGCGTTTCCCCATCCGCCGCGTGTTCTGCGTCGGGCGCAACTATGCCGCCCACGCCCGGGAGATGGGCAAGGATCCGGACCGCGAGCCGCCCTTCTTCTTCACCAAGCCGGCGGATGCTGTGTGCGACGCGGGCGGCGCAGTGCCTTATCCGCCGCTGACCGACGATCTGCATTTCGAGATGGAACTCGTCGTTGCCATCGGAACCGGCGGCCATGACATCTCCGTCGCGCACGCGCTGGAGCATGTCTGGGGCTATTCGGCCGGCATCGACCTGACCCGCCGCGATCTCCAGGCCGAGGCCAAGGAGATGGGCCGCCCCTGGGACTGGGCCAAGGGCTTCGACTTCTCCGCTCCGGTCGCGCCGCTGGTGCCGGTCGCGCGCACCGGCCACCCGGCCTCCGGCCGCATTCATCTCGCGGTGAACGGCGAGACCCGTCAGGACGCCGATCTCGCCGACCAGATCTGGCCGGTGCCGGATATCATTTCCATCTGCAGCCGCTCGGTCCGGCTTGCCCCGGGCGACCTGATCTTCACCGGCACGCCGGCCGGCGTCGGCGCGGTGCTGCCGGGCGACCGGCTGGAGGGCGGCATCGCGGGCGTGACCGGGATTTCCGTCACACTCGCGCCGCGCGCGTGA
- a CDS encoding DsbA family protein → MTRLLAAALTVTALLLIPATGPAQADDALTRGDVETIVREYLIDNPDVIREALEELERREVEAANRARTEQLDQISEVLLNSTRQVELGNPDGDVTMVEFFDYNCGYCKRAMADMLKLMEQDPELRVVLKEFPVLGQGSVEAAQVAVAVSHVAPDAYLDFHKALMNTRGQANLASALAAAKDVGLDVAKVEAAIGEPEVNATIEEVYMLARRLGLNGTPAYVIGDEVLMGAVGFDRLKTQIDTTRDCGETTC, encoded by the coding sequence ATGACGAGATTGCTTGCGGCCGCGCTGACGGTGACCGCCCTCCTTCTGATCCCCGCGACCGGCCCGGCGCAGGCGGACGACGCGCTGACGCGCGGCGACGTCGAGACCATCGTGCGCGAATATCTGATCGACAACCCGGATGTGATCCGCGAGGCGCTGGAGGAACTGGAGCGGCGCGAGGTCGAGGCGGCCAACCGCGCCCGCACCGAGCAGCTCGACCAGATCTCCGAGGTTCTGCTGAATTCCACGCGTCAGGTCGAGCTCGGCAATCCCGACGGCGACGTCACCATGGTCGAGTTCTTCGATTACAACTGCGGCTACTGCAAGCGCGCCATGGCCGACATGCTCAAGCTGATGGAGCAGGATCCGGAGCTGCGCGTGGTGCTCAAGGAGTTTCCCGTGCTCGGACAGGGCTCGGTGGAGGCCGCGCAGGTCGCGGTCGCCGTCAGCCATGTGGCACCCGACGCCTATCTCGATTTCCACAAGGCCTTGATGAACACGCGCGGCCAGGCGAACCTCGCCAGCGCGCTCGCCGCGGCCAAGGACGTCGGGCTCGACGTGGCCAAGGTGGAAGCGGCCATCGGCGAACCGGAAGTCAACGCGACCATCGAGGAGGTCTACATGCTGGCCCGCCGGCTCGGCCTCAACGGCACGCCCGCCTATGTGATCGGCGACGAGGTGCTGATGGGGGCGGTCGGCTTCGACCGGCTCAAGACCCAGATCGACACGACGCGCGATTGCGGCGAGACCACCTGCTGA
- the accB gene encoding acetyl-CoA carboxylase biotin carboxyl carrier protein, translating into MSNKKNTLDQDLIRQLALLLDETNLTEIELERDDFRVRVARQMTIEAPVTTAAPAAPAAPAAAPAATSAEAEAHPGEVPSPMVGTAYRSPEPGARPFVEVGDTVAVGDTLMIVEAMKTMNQIPSPRAGRVAAVLVEDGQPVEFGEPLVILE; encoded by the coding sequence ATGTCGAACAAGAAGAACACACTCGATCAGGACCTCATCCGCCAGCTTGCCCTGCTGCTCGACGAGACGAACCTGACGGAAATCGAACTGGAACGCGACGACTTCCGCGTGCGCGTCGCCCGTCAGATGACGATCGAGGCTCCGGTCACCACCGCCGCGCCGGCAGCCCCCGCGGCCCCCGCCGCCGCGCCGGCGGCCACGTCGGCCGAGGCCGAGGCGCATCCCGGCGAAGTCCCCTCGCCGATGGTGGGCACCGCCTATCGCTCGCCCGAGCCCGGCGCGCGGCCCTTCGTCGAGGTCGGCGACACGGTCGCGGTCGGCGACACGCTGATGATCGTCGAGGCGATGAAAACCATGAACCAGATCCCGTCGCCGCGTGCGGGCCGGGTGGCGGCGGTCCTCGTCGAGGACGGCCAGCCGGTGGAATTCGGCGAGCCCCTCGTTATCCTCGAGTGA